The following are from one region of the Pseudodesulfovibrio piezophilus C1TLV30 genome:
- a CDS encoding 2-amino-3,7-dideoxy-D-threo-hept-6-ulosonate synthase: protein MHIGKAIRLERIFNRNTHRTIIVPMDHGVTVGPIAGLEKMRDTVTNLVAGGANAGLVHKGQVKLGHRMQGRDFGCIVHLSAGTCLSPFPNVKRLVTTVEEAIRLGADGVSVHVNLGDETEGQMLSDLGSVAASASEWGMPLLAMVYARGPKVSDEYAPDVVAHCARVGAELGADVVKVNYPGDADSFAKVVECACVPVVIAGGAKLDSTRDFLDMVRVSIDAGGAGLSVGRNVFQHADPTRLVEVLNRIVHMGMTVDESLEGYEDIL, encoded by the coding sequence ATGCATATCGGCAAAGCCATCCGTCTTGAGAGAATTTTCAATCGCAACACTCATCGGACAATTATCGTTCCCATGGATCATGGTGTGACCGTCGGCCCTATCGCAGGGTTGGAAAAAATGCGGGATACCGTCACCAATCTTGTTGCCGGGGGCGCAAACGCCGGTTTGGTCCATAAGGGCCAGGTCAAGCTCGGGCATCGTATGCAGGGGCGTGATTTCGGATGTATCGTTCATTTGTCCGCCGGCACCTGTCTTTCCCCGTTTCCCAATGTGAAAAGATTGGTGACTACGGTGGAAGAAGCCATACGCCTTGGTGCTGATGGCGTGAGCGTCCATGTGAATTTGGGAGATGAAACCGAAGGCCAGATGCTCAGTGATCTTGGGAGCGTCGCAGCCTCTGCGTCCGAATGGGGCATGCCCCTCCTGGCCATGGTCTATGCGCGTGGGCCGAAGGTCAGTGACGAATATGCTCCGGATGTGGTTGCCCATTGCGCTCGTGTGGGAGCGGAACTGGGGGCAGATGTCGTCAAGGTCAATTATCCGGGAGATGCGGATTCCTTTGCCAAGGTAGTGGAATGCGCCTGTGTGCCAGTGGTCATCGCCGGGGGAGCCAAGCTTGATTCCACCCGCGATTTTCTCGATATGGTCAGGGTTTCCATTGATGCCGGAGGAGCTGGTCTTTCCGTGGGGCGTAATGTTTTCCAACATGCCGACCCCACCCGCCTCGTGGAAGTGCTGAATCGCATCGTTCATATGGGGATGACAGTGGATGAATCGCTGGAAGGGTACGAAGATATTCTCTAG
- a CDS encoding DUF6941 family protein, which produces MPRLVYALMSADLLIDKDSSSTSFIRTVEHAVVPELPAVLPPVYFASLWDMEKNGGQPFTVSLNLTGPDGQDTLLGIQEITPAETALHKMNFQLPGLKVEAEGKHHVSVSIKNGDNWEVLARLPLFVFKADNTQA; this is translated from the coding sequence ATGCCCAGACTTGTTTATGCTCTGATGAGCGCGGACCTGCTCATAGACAAAGATTCCAGCTCCACATCCTTCATTCGTACCGTTGAACACGCCGTGGTCCCGGAACTCCCGGCCGTCCTGCCGCCCGTATACTTTGCCAGTCTCTGGGACATGGAAAAGAATGGGGGACAACCATTCACCGTGTCTCTCAACCTGACCGGCCCGGACGGCCAGGACACCCTGCTCGGCATTCAGGAAATCACTCCGGCGGAAACAGCCCTGCACAAAATGAATTTTCAGCTCCCAGGACTCAAAGTTGAAGCCGAAGGCAAACACCACGTCAGTGTTTCCATCAAAAACGGCGACAACTGGGAAGTTCTGGCCAGACTGCCTCTCTTCGTCTTCAAGGCAGACAACACCCAGGCCTAA
- a CDS encoding HEAT repeat domain-containing protein has product MKIVKRQNMVLDTVLAPAILFLLVFAWSAHAAPLQDISIPDVAMRLADKSGDIRLTAAMELDLMGQCALKPLMQLAEHGSPLQRRGAVIGLSLLPSPALGMDTLLKSLNDTDVHTRSLAAHSLGMLGKTAAPFLVKRLADLRPHVRDAAAFSLKLMGSNSIPALIRTLQTEDSAVRAKAAWLLGRLGPSAQSAVPALIRALETDDIRAMHVIAEAIDLIGADPAMIEFELALLGSESGTCMVGHIGNKASQILTRLLGRGGTPLAQMAFRTLAEIGKDALPALREGVNHGTPGQRIASALLLVEIDPDAVLTLPEDLRETLSGVHRPINQ; this is encoded by the coding sequence ATGAAAATAGTCAAAAGACAAAATATGGTTTTGGACACAGTCCTGGCTCCGGCCATTCTTTTCCTTTTGGTGTTCGCATGGAGTGCTCATGCCGCTCCTCTTCAGGACATATCGATACCCGATGTCGCAATGCGCCTGGCTGACAAATCCGGTGATATTCGCCTTACAGCCGCAATGGAACTGGACCTCATGGGACAGTGCGCCCTCAAACCCTTGATGCAGTTGGCCGAGCACGGCTCGCCGCTCCAACGCAGGGGGGCGGTTATCGGTCTCTCTCTCCTGCCCTCCCCGGCACTCGGTATGGACACCCTTCTGAAATCACTCAACGATACGGACGTGCACACCAGAAGCCTCGCTGCACACAGCCTTGGAATGCTCGGAAAGACTGCGGCTCCGTTCCTGGTAAAACGCCTTGCCGACCTCCGGCCCCATGTTCGGGATGCCGCTGCGTTCAGCCTCAAATTGATGGGGAGTAACAGCATTCCGGCCCTGATTCGAACCCTGCAGACAGAAGACAGTGCTGTTAGAGCCAAGGCCGCATGGCTACTCGGAAGACTGGGACCCAGCGCACAAAGCGCTGTCCCCGCCCTGATCAGGGCTCTGGAGACTGATGACATTCGAGCCATGCATGTCATAGCAGAAGCCATAGACCTGATCGGAGCTGACCCGGCCATGATAGAATTCGAGCTTGCACTTCTTGGCAGTGAGTCCGGCACTTGCATGGTCGGGCATATAGGAAACAAGGCCAGTCAAATCTTGACACGCCTGCTGGGACGTGGAGGCACGCCACTGGCGCAGATGGCATTCAGGACCCTTGCCGAAATAGGCAAAGATGCCCTGCCAGCCCTCAGAGAGGGGGTCAACCATGGCACCCCGGGCCAACGCATAGCCTCGGCGCTGCTCCTGGTCGAGATTGACCCCGACGCGGTTCTCACGTTACCCGAAGACCTCCGGGAAACCCTCTCAGGGGTTCATCGTCCCATCAACCAATAA
- a CDS encoding S24/S26 family peptidase, producing the protein MGFTDDVRQALISRIGRGKRYPNNKRMADELGIDPSQLNRFLKQERGLNADSLGHILDKVGVSISFGDEPTDAAREICFHMPGKSQSGDNSPDPLPDDYLAVPLAASPVAAGPGLIPEDKVEGWVLVWRHQESIRFRTNLVAVEIGANELSMIPTLHPGDIVLVDRNDRDPSPAGKIMLVCEPGEDGGAMVKRVNTKRLDEDLELIFYSDNSRDFPPTTYRLERDYEGDITRAIGGNVVWAWSDMTRK; encoded by the coding sequence ATGGGATTTACTGACGACGTACGGCAGGCGCTTATCAGCCGCATAGGCAGAGGGAAGCGATATCCCAACAACAAAAGGATGGCCGACGAACTCGGCATTGATCCTTCCCAGCTGAACAGATTCCTCAAGCAGGAAAGAGGCCTCAACGCCGACTCTCTGGGACATATTCTCGACAAGGTCGGAGTCTCCATTTCATTTGGCGACGAACCGACCGATGCAGCACGGGAAATATGCTTTCACATGCCTGGCAAGTCTCAGTCAGGAGACAATAGTCCAGACCCACTTCCTGATGACTATCTGGCTGTGCCACTTGCGGCATCTCCTGTGGCGGCAGGTCCGGGCCTCATCCCCGAAGACAAGGTGGAGGGCTGGGTTCTCGTCTGGAGGCATCAGGAATCCATCCGCTTTCGCACCAACCTCGTGGCTGTCGAGATCGGAGCCAATGAACTGTCAATGATCCCCACCCTGCATCCTGGCGATATCGTCCTGGTAGACCGCAATGACCGTGACCCCAGCCCGGCGGGGAAAATCATGCTTGTTTGCGAACCCGGCGAGGACGGGGGAGCCATGGTCAAGCGAGTCAACACCAAGCGACTCGATGAGGATCTCGAACTCATATTCTACTCGGACAACAGTCGGGACTTCCCCCCCACCACCTACCGCCTCGAACGCGACTACGAAGGCGATATCACCCGCGCCATTGGCGGCAATGTGGTCTGGGCGTGGAGCGATATGACCAGAAAATAA
- a CDS encoding DUF5675 family protein, with product MLKKVELMRVEQGDEGTFGVLRLEGRAYCVTLEPPDRDNMANMSCIPAGHYMCRLVESPRFGRTFEVMNVPGRSHILLHPGNVVGDTRGCVLLGREFGRLRGDRAVLNSGKTFAGFLEQCGDVNEFAFMVTNAYEE from the coding sequence ATGTTGAAAAAGGTGGAACTGATGCGTGTGGAGCAGGGGGATGAGGGAACCTTCGGGGTCTTGCGGCTCGAAGGGCGTGCCTACTGCGTTACTTTAGAGCCTCCGGACAGGGACAACATGGCAAATATGTCGTGTATCCCCGCCGGTCACTATATGTGCAGACTGGTGGAGTCTCCACGCTTCGGCAGGACGTTCGAGGTGATGAATGTTCCGGGGCGCTCCCACATCCTGTTACATCCGGGCAACGTGGTTGGGGATACCCGTGGCTGCGTTTTGCTCGGTAGAGAATTCGGTCGATTGAGGGGAGACAGGGCAGTGCTCAATTCCGGGAAAACCTTTGCCGGTTTTCTGGAACAGTGCGGCGATGTAAACGAATTCGCCTTTATGGTGACAAACGCATACGAGGAGTAA
- a CDS encoding MerR family transcriptional regulator, protein MDNFCLKGARDICDAVGENPKNIHELVKDHGLPAWKRGAKGTWRALPDDLRLWIREQRDRNIGYFLYGDGCMIDGGKRRSPEDA, encoded by the coding sequence ATGGATAATTTTTGTTTGAAGGGTGCGCGGGATATCTGCGACGCCGTGGGAGAAAATCCTAAAAATATACATGAATTGGTCAAGGATCATGGGCTGCCGGCATGGAAGCGGGGGGCCAAGGGAACATGGCGGGCCTTGCCCGATGATCTCAGGCTCTGGATTCGCGAACAGCGGGACCGGAATATCGGGTATTTCCTTTACGGTGACGGTTGCATGATTGACGGAGGCAAGCGTCGATCTCCAGAGGACGCCTGA
- a CDS encoding flavin reductase family protein: protein MKKSLGAKTLAQPTPVWAVGSYDENDKPNAMIAAWGGIASSQPASMTVSVRPSRHTYAGIMKHKAFTISVCTKALAAEADYLGIASGKNEDKLAKAGLTAVASDVVEAPYIDEFPLVIECELSHVYELGIHTLLVGEIKDVKCDEDMLVDGKHPDIEKILPLIFNPGTRDYHTVGERVGKAFDIGRQFTE, encoded by the coding sequence ATGAAAAAATCCCTCGGAGCCAAAACCCTGGCCCAACCGACACCGGTCTGGGCTGTGGGGAGTTATGATGAAAACGACAAACCCAACGCCATGATCGCAGCCTGGGGCGGCATTGCCAGCTCCCAACCTGCCAGTATGACAGTTTCCGTGCGCCCTTCCCGACATACCTATGCCGGAATCATGAAGCACAAGGCATTCACCATTTCCGTCTGCACCAAGGCACTTGCGGCTGAAGCCGACTACCTTGGTATCGCCTCGGGAAAGAATGAAGACAAACTGGCCAAGGCCGGACTGACCGCCGTGGCCAGTGATGTTGTGGAAGCTCCATACATTGATGAATTTCCGCTTGTTATCGAGTGCGAGTTGAGCCATGTCTATGAACTCGGTATCCACACCCTGCTGGTCGGTGAGATCAAGGATGTCAAGTGCGATGAGGATATGCTCGTGGATGGCAAACATCCCGATATAGAAAAAATTCTGCCACTCATCTTCAACCCCGGCACGCGCGATTATCACACTGTGGGCGAGCGCGTCGGCAAGGCGTTCGACATCGGGCGACAATTCACCGAATAA